The Microbacterium natoriense genomic interval AGTCCGCGGGTGTACCTGCGCGAGCTCCTGCAGAATGCCCGCGACGCCATCACGGCGAGACGCGAGGTCGACGGCGCCGGTGGCCGGATCACGATCACCCCTCTCAGCGACGCCTCAGGCGAGTTCGTGCTGCGCGATGACGGCGTCGGCCTGACCGCCGCAGAGGTCGCCGACCTGCTCGCCACGGTCGGGCGGTCGTCGAAACGAGACATCTTCGACATGCCGCGCAGCGACTACCTCGGACAGTTCGGCATCGGCCTGCTCAGCTGCTTCATGGTCGCCGACACGATCGTCATCCGCTCCCGCAGCGCCCGCGGCGGTGCTGCGGTGGAGTGGACAGGCAGTGCCGACGGCACGTTCCAGGTGGTCGAGCTCGACGAGGAGCTGCCGATCGGCACCAGCGTGCACCTCGTGCCGCGTTTCGATGCCGACGACCTGCTGCGCCCCGCCGCCGTGCGCGAGCTCGCCACGACGTTCGGCGAGTTCCTGCCCGTGAGTGTGACGATCGACGCGCCGAGCGGCGCGGTCGACGTCACTCACCCCGCACCGTTCCTCGGAGCCGACCCCGACGAGGTCGCACAGTACGGACGCGAACTGCTCGGGGCCGGCCCACTCGATGTGATCGAGCTGTCTGAGCCGGCCACGGGAACACGCGGCGTCGCCTATGTGCTGCCCTTCGCTCCCCCGCCCGGCGCCCGTCAGGCCACGCGCATGTATCTGGGGCGCATGCTGCTCTCGGAGCGCGTCGACGACGTGCTGCCGGAGTGGGCGTTCTTCGTTCGCGCCGTGATCGACTCGACGGGTCTCGCACCGACGGCGAGCCGCGAATCGCTGGTGGAGGACGCAGCGCTCGAGCGCGTCCGCGAGCAGCTGGGAGCCGGCATCCGGCGCTGGGTGCTCGAGCTCGGTCTCACCGAGCCCCACCGGCTCGCGCAGTTCGTCGCGATCCACGAGGTGGGCTTGAAATCACTCGTTCGGCATGACGAGGAGCTCGCGCGGTTCATCACGCGCTGGCTGACCCTCGAGACCACACACGGGACGATGCGCGTCGGCGAGCTCGTCGAACGCTATCCGCACGTGCGCTTCGCCGCGACCGTCGACGAGTTCCGTCAGGTCGCCGGCATCTCCCCGGCATCCGAGATCCTGGTCAACGGCGGCTATCTCTACGACGCCGACCTCATCCGCATGCTCCCCGAACTCCATCCCGAGGTGACGGTCGAACAGGTCGACGTCACGGGAGAACTCGACCGGCTCGATCCCCCGCCGCTCGACGACCGCGACGCCGCGGTGGCGCTCGAATCCCGCGCCGGCGACGTGCTCGCGGCATCGGGCTGCACGGTGGTCGTCCGCTCGATCGATCGCCCCGACCTCGCGGGTCTCTATGTGGCCGATCCCGAAGTGCTGCGCACGATCGACCGGCGCCGTACCCGGGGTGTGACCGGCTCGCTATGGGGCGGCGTGCTCGATCGCATCGACAGCTCCCTGTCCGCAGCGCGAGACGACGATCTCCGTGCGCGGCTCTGCCTGAACTGGTCGAACAGAGTCGTGCGCGCACTCGTGCGCGTCCAGGACGACGCCGTCTTCGCGCGGACGGTGCAGTTGCTCTACATCCAGTCGCTGCTCGCGGGACATCACCCGCTGAGCGACGCCGATCGTGCGCTGATGACCAGCGCGCTCACCGACCTCGTCTCGCTCTCCGCCGGCATCGAAGGGGACGCCGTTCCCTTCGACACACTCTGAAAGGCCCGTGATGGCACGACCGAAGAAGCGCTTCCCGCAGCTGCTCGAAGAGATCGACCGCACCCCGTGGGGCCCCGCGGAGCAGGCGCTCGTCGCCGAGGCCGTCGCCTTGGCGCTCGAGATCGGCGACGAGCAGCTCGAGTACCAGGCGCGCATGCGCCAGACCGCCTCGGCCAACATGGGCGGCGCGACAGATGTGATGCTGAACTCGTTCGCGTGGTGCCTCGCGCATCACGACGCCGACCCGCAGCGCTTTCCCGCCGACCTCGACAACGGCGGCGCCGATCTGATGTGGCAGTTCAAGTGGATGGCCTCGGCCCTGCGCTCCTCTCCCGCGTTCTCGGGTGAGCAGATCTCGGCGGTCCTCGACGATATGGAGTCGCACTACCGGGCGGCAGGGCTCGGACTCAGCGGCGTGCTCACGGCGCGCTTCGAGGACGCCTGGGATGCCGGACGCATCGACGACGCCGAAGCGCTGCGTGTGCAGCTGGAGGCCACCCCTCGCGACGAGCACAGTCACTGCGACGCGTGCGGCCGCAGTCAGTTCGCGGGATTCTTCGCGGACACCGACCGGGATGCCGACGCCATCCGTCTCGTCGAGGAGATGATCGAGGGCGGCTTCTCCTGCGGTGAAGAGCCGGAGCACGCCCTCTCCCGCGTGCTGCTGCCGTATCTGCGGGCCGGACGCTTCGATGAGGCGAAGAGCGCCCACCTGCGCAGCTACCGACTCGCCAAGGACAATCCCGACAATCTGCGCATCGTCGCGAACAACATCGTGTTCACCGCGCTGACCGGCAACGAGGCGCGCGCGCTCGCCCTCATCGAGCGCCACATCTCCTGGCTCGCCCACGACGGTCTCAACGTCGACGCGCATTTCGCGGCGTTGTCCGCTTTCGCGGTCGCCCTCGACCGCGTGACGGCCACCGGGCACGGCAGCACCCCGGTGCGTGGTGCCGATGCCGCCGACCTGGTGTCTCTGTTCGGCGAGCATGACGGGCCGTGGAGCGCCGAGGACCTCGCCGGCGCGTGCTGGGATGCCGCCGAACGCATCGGCGCGGCCTTCGACGAGCGCGACGGGACCTCCGGCCATGCCCGATCGCTCGAGCGCATGCGCGCTCTGGCGTCGGAGCAGTACGACGTGCCGATCCGCTCCGACGCGTTCGTGGCCGCGCCGGCGGCATCCGTGCCGCTCGACGCCGACGGCTGGTTCCAGCGGGCGAGCGATCTGGCGCAGTACGGCGCGGAGAAGGAGACTCTCGCGGCCCTCCCCCGCGCCCTCGAGGTCGACGATCCGGCGAAGCGGGCGCAACTGCAGTCCATGCGCATCGGCATCCTCGTCGCCCTGGACCGTGCCGAGGAGGCTGCGGAGCTGCTGCCGGCTCGCATCGGAGCGCTCCGCGAGGCCGGGCTCGAGGCCCAGGCCGACCTCGAGTCGCGACTGGGTCTGGCCACTTTCGGGCTGAACACACCGGAGGCGGCGGAGATGCTCGAACAGGAGCTCACGGCATCCGACTCCCTGCCCGCGTGGTCTCGCGGCGATCTCGCCCTCAGCCGCGCCTCTCTGCACCTCATGGCCGACGAGCCGGGTGCGGCGCTGGATCTCGTCGAGCACGCCGCTCGGCACTTCACGGAGGCCGCCGACGCGCGCCTCGTGAACACCACGACCCTCGTCGCGCTGTCCTCACTGCTCAGCGCAGGCGACGTCGATGCGGCATCCGCTCTGCTCGACCGCTTCATCGAGCAGGACGACCTCAGCACGGGCCATCGCGCACGGGCTCTCTCCATGCGCGCACGAGTGCGCGGAGGTGGCGATCGATTCGCCGAAGGTGCGACCGACGCCGACGAAGCCTGCCGCCTGCTCGCCGGGCTCGGCGCCACGTCGGCCCTCGCCTCGACGCATCTGCTCGCCGGTGCACTCTGGGAGGACGCGGGCGATCCCGAGCAGGCCGTAGCCCGCTACCGCGTGGCCGCGCGGTTCGCGGAACAGGACGGCGATGACGCCACGGCGGTGAACTTCCGTCTCGCTCGAGGCATGCTGGCTGCAGGCGACGCCGAGGAGGCCGCAGAGCTGTTCGGCACGGTGCTCGACCAGGAGGAGCAGTCGGAGGTACCCGCGGGTTCCCGCGCCATGACCGCCTCGATGCTCGCTCGGGCGCTGACCGCGTCGGGCGAGTTCGGGCAGGCGGTGGGCGCCTACGGCTACGCGGCCGAGCTCTTCGGGGAGGCCGAGCAGCACGCCGATCAGGCGCTGGCGCTGCTCGAGCGTGCGAAGATCCTCGCCCGGTTCGACGAGCACGAGGACGCGATCGAGATGCTCGAGTCCGCCGCTGACGCCGTACGCAAGGACCCTGAAGCCGTCGGCACTCTCGCAGACGTGCTGCACAACCTCGGCCAGGCCTATGGCGGGCAGGGCGACGAACGCGCCTTCGCCCTGTTCGACGAGGTCACAGCCCTCGCCCAGCAGCACGACGCCGGCTGGTTGCTCGCCGACGTCACCGACTCACGCGGACGTGCACTGGGCGCACTCGGTCGTATCGACGAGGCGGTCGCTGCGGCGCTCACCGCGGCCGACGGCTTCTCCGCTCTCGGCGACGAGGGATCCGCGGGGGGTTCCGAGCTGTACGCCGCGAGGCTCCTCAGCGGCAGCGAGCGCGAAGCCGACGCGGTGCCCGTGTACCGCGCGGCGCTCGATCGGGCGGCGCAGTTCCCGCCGCTGCGCGAGGTCGCAGCTCTCGAGCTCGGCACCGTCCTTGAGTCTCTCGGCCGCCACGGCGAAGCAGCAGAGGTGCGCGCCCTGCTCGACTGAGCCAGCATGCCTCGTTACGATCCGGGGGGGGCGACACGCCAGATCGGGGGACGAAACGTGGAATTCGTCCCCCGATCTGGCGTGTCGGCCCCGGAAGTGGTGTGTCGGGATCGTCCCAGAACAGGAAGGAGGGGACGGATGCCGCGGCATCCGTCCCCTCCTTCCGTACGCGATCAGGCGACGCGGATCAGCTTCTTGTTGACGAACTCGTCTGCGGCCAGCAGCCCCATCTCACGTGAGGTGCCGCTGCGCTTGACACCCCCGAAGGGCAGTTCGGGGCTGTCGGCGAGCACCACGTTGACGTAGACCATGCCCGCGTCGATGTTGTTCGCGACGCGCTCTGCCTGATCGGCGTCGGTCGTGAACACATAGGAGCCGAGACCGAACGAAGTGTCGTTGGCGATCGCCACGGCCTCGTCCTCGCCCGCGGCGCGGTAGACGACCGCCGCGGGGCCGAAGAGCTCCTCGCGGTACACGTCCATGTCTGCCGTGACGTCGGCGAGCACGGTCGGGGCGAAGAACGCTCCCTCCCGAGTGCCGCCGGTCAGCAGCGTCGCGCCCTGCGACACCGCGGTGTCGATCTGCTTCTGCAGATTCTCCGCTGCGGCCAGCGAGGAGAGCGGGCCGAGCACCGTGTCCTCCTGCGTCGGGTCGGTCGCCGTCACGGCGGCGAGAGACGCGGTGAACTTCTCCACGAAGGCGTCGTACAGCTCGTCGGCGATGATGAAGCGCTTCGCACCGTTGCACGACTGGCCGTTGTTGTCCAGACGCGCGTCGACGGCCGCCTGCACCGTCGCCTCGAGATCGTCGGTGGACAGCAGGATGAACGGGTCGGATCCGCCGAGCTCGAGCGCGACCTTCTTCAGGTTGCGTCCGGCCACCTCGGCGACGGCGGCGCCCGCGCGCTCCGAACCGGTCACCGACACGCCCTGCACGCGCGGGTCGGCGATGATCGTCGCGGACTGCTCGTTCGTGGCGTACACGTTGACGTAACCGCCGTCGGGCAACCCCGCGTCACGGTAGATCTCCTCGAGCAGCGCCGCCGACTCGGGGCACTGCGGAGCGTGCTTGAGGATGATCGTGTTGCCGAGAACCAGGTTGGGACCGGTGAAGCGCGCGACCTGGTACGCGGGGAAGTTCCACGGCATGATGCCGAACAGCACGCCGAGGGGTGCGCGACGGATCACGGCGGTGCCCTCCCCCAGGATGTCGATCGGCTGGTCGGCGTTGATCTTCTCGGCGTTGTCGGCGTAGAACTCGATGATGTCGGCTGCGAAGTCGACCTCGCCGACGGCCGCGGCCAGCGGCTTGCCCATCTCGCGCACGATGATCGCTGCGAACTCGTCGCGGCGGGCGCGGTGGCCCTCGGCGATCCGGCGGATCACGGCCGCCCGCTCGGCCACGGGAGTGCTTCCCCAGACGGATGCCGCGGCGTGTGCGCGCGCGATGGCGTCGTCGATCTGCGCGTCCGTGAAGGTGTCGTAGGTGGCCACGGTCTCGCCGGTGGCGGGGTTGATGACTGCGTAGTCGGTCATGTCATGTCCTCTCATTGCGTTTCGTCTCGCTTCGCTCGCTCAACGACCGGGCGGGGTGCGTTTCAGCGCGCTCAACGACCGGGCGGGATCTCAGCTGACCGGGATCAGCGTGTACTTGGTGGACAGGTACTCGTGGATACCCTCGAGACCGCCCTCGCGCCCCACGCCGGACTGCTTCACGCCGCCGAAGGGGGCGGCTGCGTTCGACACGACGCCCACGTTGAGACCCATCATGCCGGTCTCGAGCTTGTCGATCATCCGCTGTCCGCGCTGCAGGTTCTCGGTGAACACGTACGACACCAGTCCGTACTCGGTGTCGTTGGCGAGGCGCACGGCCTCATCCTCGTCCTCGAACGTCGCGATCGCGAGCACGGGGCCGAAGATCTCCTCGCGGAGGATGGCGGAGCCTGCGACGACGTCGGTGAGCACGGTCGGCTCGTAGAACGTGCCCGTGCCCTCGAGGGCCTTGCCACCCGCGAGCAGAGTGGCGCCGCGGTCGACGGCGTCGCCGACGAGCTCGGCGGCCTTGGCGACGGCATCCGCATCGATGAGCGGGCCGATCGCGACGCCGTCCTCGGTGCCGCGGCCGATCTTCATCGCGTTGACGCGCTCGGTGACTTTGCGCCCGAACTCGGCCGCGATGTCCTTGTGCACGATGAAGCGGTTGGCCGCCGTGCAGGCCTGGCCGATGTTGCGGAACTTGGCGGCGAGCGCGCCCTCGACAGCCTTGTCGAGATCGGCGTCCTCGAACACGACGAACGGCGCGTTGCCGCCCAGCTCCATCGACACGCGCAGCACGCCCTCGGCGGCCTGCGCGATGAGCTTGCGGCCGACCTCGGTGGAACCCGTGAACGAGAGCTTGCGCAGACGGGGGTCGGCGATGATCGGAGCAGACAGCGCGCTCGAGCGCGAGGTCTGCACGACGTTCACGACGCCCGCCGGAAGATCGGCCTTCTCCAGCAGCGAGGTGAAGAACATCGTGGTGAGGGGCGTGAGCGCCGGGGGCTTGATCACGACCGTGCAGCCGGCGGCGAGAGCCGGGGCGATCTTGCGCGTCGCCATCGCGAACGGGAAGTTCCACGGCGTCACGAAGAACGACGGACCCACGGGGCGCTGCGACACGACCATGTGGCCGGTGCCCTCGGGGTTCAAGCCGTAGCGACCGGCGATGCGCACGGCCTCCTCGCTGAACCATCGCAGGAACTCGCCGCCGTAGCCGACCTCGCCGCGTGCTTCGGCGAGCGGCTTGCCCATCTCGAGGGTCATCAGCAGCGCGATGTCCTCCTTGTGCTCCTGCACGAGGTCGAAGGCACGGCGGAGGATGTCGCTGCGCGTCCGCGGCGCAGTGGCCGCCCACGACTCCTGTGCCGCGACAGCGGCGTCGAGGGCGCGGATGCCGTCGGCCGGGGTGGCATCGGCGATCGTGCGGATGACCGCTCCGGTCGACGGGTCCTGCACGTCGAAGGTCGCGCCGGTCTCGCCGTCGACCCACTCGCCGCCGATGAAGAGGCCGGTGGGGATGCTGTCGAGCAGAGCCTGCTCTGTCTGAGTGCTCATGGGTTCTCTTTCTGTGAGTGCGTGCGGGGGTCAGCGACGGCGCAGGCTGGGCGGGGCGTCCGCGCCCAGCGTCTCGCCGCGGAAGAAGGCGGGTCGGCGGATCGCCTGCCACACCATGATCACGATGCCGACGCCGATGATGCCGACGCCGAGCACGAACACGAGGCCGACGCCGCCGATGCTCGACCCGCTGCCGTAGGCAGGGTCCATCGAGTCGATGAGGGTCGTCACGAACAGCACCGCGAGGATGGCGCCGCCGACGAGCGGGAACAGGAAGGTGAAGAAGAAGCTGCGAGCCGAATCGAACCACTGCCTGCGGAAGTACCACACGCACGCGAAGGCGGTGAGGCCGTAGTAGAAGCAGATCATCATGCCCAGCGACAGGATCGTGTCGGTGAGGACGTTCTCGCTGACCAACCGCATCACGGCGTAGAAGGCGGATGCCACCACTGCCGAGACGATCGTCGAGTACCCGGGGGTGAAGAATCGCGGGCTGACCCTGGCGAACTTCTTCGGCAGGGCGCCGTAGTGCCCCATCGCCAGCAGGGTGCGGGCAGGACCGACGGCCGTCGACTGCAGCGACGCCGCCGAACTCGACAGCACGGCGAGCGAGACGAGGAACGCCAACGGGCCGAGGATCGGATCCGACAGCGCGAAGAACACGTTCGCCGAGATGTCCTCGTTCGCGAGGCCGTACTCGCCCGTGCCGACGCCCGCGAACATGATCAGGCCGATCGCGAGCAGCAGGTACAGGGCCACGACCACCACGACCGTGACCATGGCGGCACGGCCCGGGGTCTTCGCCGGGTCCTTGGTCTCCTCGTTCATGGTGAGGACGACGTCCCAGCCCCAGAAGATGAAGATCGACAGCGACAGCCCTGCGGCGAAGGCGCTGAACGACGGCACTTCGAACGGGTTGAACCACGACCACGAGAACGCGGTGGGCTCGGGGGCGTCGCCCGAGACGGCCTTGACGATCGCGACCGTCGCGAAGACGATGAGCACGAGCACCTGGAAGCCGACGAGGACGTACTGGAACTTCTGCGTGGTCTGCATGTCGCGGTACGACACCAGCGTCGCGCCGAGCATGAAGAGCAGGCACACGAACACGTTGATGAACGGGTTGAACGCGAGGTCCGCGATCCCCGGGTTGCCACTGACCTGGGCGATCAACAGGAAGAGGAACTCGACGGCGATGCCGGCGAGATTCGACAGCACGATGACGGTGGCGGCGATGAGGCCCCATCCGGTCATCCAGCCGATCCACGGGCCGAACGCCCGCACTCCCCAGGTGAACGAGGTGCCCGAGTCCGGCATCATGCGGTTGAGCTCGCGATAGCCGAAGGCGGTCAGGAGCATCGGGATGAATCCGACGAGCATGATCGCGGGCACCTGCGTGCCGACGACGGCGACCGTCGGTCCGAGCGACGCGGTGAGCGTGTAGGCCGGGGCGATCGTGGAGACGCCGATGACGACTGCTCCGACGACGCCGACCGCCCCTGCGCTCAGTCCTTTCTGGGAGATGCCGGTCGTCACACCGGATTCGGGCTCCGTCGCCCGGTTCGAGCTGCTCATCAGCGGACTCCTGCTTCGGCGCGGGTGCGCGGGACGACGATCATGGGTACGGGCAGTTCGTGCAGCATCTTCGCTGCGGTGGAGCCCAGGAACAGACGACGCGGCTGCGCCAGTCGGCTGGAGCCGACGAGCACGACCTCCCCGGGGAGCCACGAGAGATTCGCGACCGCATCCTCGACGGTGTCACCAGGGGCCTCTTCGACCTCGGCCTTCAGTTCGTCGGGCAGAAGGCCCTGTGCCACGGTCAGCACGTCGTGGGCGTGCTGGTCGCCGACCAGGCGGATCGCGCCCGTGTCGAGACCGGGTGGCACGTCGAACGGCACGAGCGACACCAGACGCAGCCCCACCTGGGATTCGGTCGCGATCGCGGCGGCCTCGTCGAGGAGGTTGTCGGCACCGGCTCGGTTGCCGACGGCGGCGGTCACTCGCGGCAGGACGTGGTCATCCTGGTCTGCGGTGCCGGCGGGTGCGAGGGCCACGGGGATGGTCGAGGAGTGCAGCAACTCGGACGCCACGCTTCCGAGACGGTGACGGCCGAAGATGCTGCCGCTCGCCGTGCCGATCACGATCAATCGCGCGTCGAACTCCTCGCCGGCGGCGATCAGCCCCTCGGCGAACGAGTCACCGAAGCGCACATGCGCGGTGCGGGTCAGTTCCTGCGGCAGCCGGACGACGGCATCCTCGAGCCACTCCTTCGCCTGGCGGCGGATGTGATCCTCGTATGCGCGCTCGGGAGGCACGGCGGCGCTGCGGGTGCCCTCTGAGGGGAGCACGATCACCAGGTGCAGCACCGCCCCAAGGCTGCGCGCGAGCCGCGCGCCGAGGGCCGCGGCATCGGCCCCGGCATCCGTCGCCGTGTAGCCGACGACGATCGCGCCGGCCATCAGCCTGCGTCGCGGCTCGAGGCCACGATGTTCGATGCGGCGAGGTGACCCATGCGGATCGCGCCGTCGACGTGCTGGTAGCCGGCGCCGGCCAGGTCGCTGCAGGCGAAGTGGATCGGCCCGACGGGCGTGCGCAGATCGGCGCCGTAGCGGTGCAGACCGCCCATGTCGAAGCTGGCGGCGTATGCGCCGCGGGTCCACTCCTCCGTGCCCCAGTCGCTCTCGTAGTACACGACCGGGTTCTTCGCCTCCGGACCGTAGTAGTGCGACAGCGACTCCAGGATGCGCTCCTTGCGCTCCTCGGCCGTGAGGGTGAACACGTCGTCGGCGTTCTGGTCGGACACGAAGCCGACCAGGGTGCCGCGGTCGTCGCCGTGGTTGGTGTTGTCGTACGCCTCGTGCACGAGCTCGTACGGGCTGAACGCGGTCGCACTCAGGCCGCTCTCACGCCAGAACGGCCGCTCGTAGACCGCATGGACCTTGATCACGAAGCCCATGGAGATGTGCTGGTGCATCTGGTGCTGGCGGCGCGGGAGCGCGGGCACGAAGGAGATGCGGTTGTAGAGCACGGGCGCGAACGCGAGGATCGCGTATCGCGCCTTGACGGTCATCTCGTCGGTGGTCGCAATCACGAACTGGGTCCCTGAGCCTGTCGAAGGGTCGGACCATTCGAGCGTGCGCACCGGCTGGTTCAGGAAGACGTCGTCGCCGAGACGCTCGGCGAGCAGCACCGGGACCTGCTGCAGACCCCCGACGACGCGCTTGTCGAGGATGAAATCGGCGTCGACGAGGTTCGAATAGGAACCGGCGGATGCCGCCATCAGCAGCGACTGCAGCAAGGAGAACGCGTGCGTCGGCTTGGTGAGCATGGCGGAGCCCGTGGCGAAGGCGAGGTTGCGGACGGCCTCGTCGTCGTCGGTCTGCTGGCGCAGCCACGCGTCCCACGTGATCGTGTCCCACTCCTGGGCTCTCGGGTGCGCCCACGGCTGGTCGGGGTCGATCTCTGCGACCATCGCGTCGAGCAGCGAAGTGATCTCGGCGATGACCTTCTCGGTCTCGGCGGACACGGGGAACATCTCACCGGTGAAGCGGTGGGTCTGCCCGTCGGGGCCCACGTAGACGCTGTCGCCGTCCCGATAGCGGCTGTACGTCTCGAGACCCAGCTCCTCGATCGTGTCCTTGAGCGCGTCCTGGTCGGGAGACACCCACTGTCCGCCGATCTCGAGCATGGCCCCGTCGATGACGTCGGTCCACAGGCGTCCGCCGACGCGGTCTCTGGCTTCCAGCACGGCGACCGACAGGCCGGCTCTGCGCAGGTCGTTGGCGGCCGTGGTGCCTGCGGCACCGGCGCCGATGATCAGTACGTCGCGAGTGATCTCAGTCATCGTGCAACTCCTTTGTCGTGAAGAGAATGTGCCGGCCGCGACTCGAAATCCCCCGACACGAGTCGCGGCCGGACGTCTTGATATCGGCTCAGAGTGCCGAAAGTGCCGCTGCGACGACGTCGACGCCCTCGTTCAGGAGGTCGTCGCCGATCGACAGCGGAGGCAGGAAGCGGATGACGTTGCCGTAGGTGCCGCACGTGAGGACGATCACGCCCTGCGCGATGCACGCCTTGGCGACGGCCGCGGTGAGCGCGGCATCCGGAGCCTTTGTCTCGGGGTCCACGAACTCGGCCGCGATCATCGCGCCGTGGCCGCGGATGTCGCCGATGCGGGCGTCGCTCTGCTGGATCGCCGCGAGACGGGTCTTGAGGATCTCGCCGATCTCGCGGGCGCGCTCGATCATCCCGTCGTTCTCGAACACATCGATCGCGGCGAGCGCCGCGGCGCAGGCGATCGGGTTGCCTCCGTAGGTGCCGCCGAGACCACCGGAGTGCGAGGCGTCCATGATCTCGGCGCGG includes:
- a CDS encoding HSP90 family protein, with amino-acid sequence MSAEVQQFQVDLRGVVDLLSRHIYSSPRVYLRELLQNARDAITARREVDGAGGRITITPLSDASGEFVLRDDGVGLTAAEVADLLATVGRSSKRDIFDMPRSDYLGQFGIGLLSCFMVADTIVIRSRSARGGAAVEWTGSADGTFQVVELDEELPIGTSVHLVPRFDADDLLRPAAVRELATTFGEFLPVSVTIDAPSGAVDVTHPAPFLGADPDEVAQYGRELLGAGPLDVIELSEPATGTRGVAYVLPFAPPPGARQATRMYLGRMLLSERVDDVLPEWAFFVRAVIDSTGLAPTASRESLVEDAALERVREQLGAGIRRWVLELGLTEPHRLAQFVAIHEVGLKSLVRHDEELARFITRWLTLETTHGTMRVGELVERYPHVRFAATVDEFRQVAGISPASEILVNGGYLYDADLIRMLPELHPEVTVEQVDVTGELDRLDPPPLDDRDAAVALESRAGDVLAASGCTVVVRSIDRPDLAGLYVADPEVLRTIDRRRTRGVTGSLWGGVLDRIDSSLSAARDDDLRARLCLNWSNRVVRALVRVQDDAVFARTVQLLYIQSLLAGHHPLSDADRALMTSALTDLVSLSAGIEGDAVPFDTL
- a CDS encoding NAD-dependent succinate-semialdehyde dehydrogenase → MTDYAVINPATGETVATYDTFTDAQIDDAIARAHAAASVWGSTPVAERAAVIRRIAEGHRARRDEFAAIIVREMGKPLAAAVGEVDFAADIIEFYADNAEKINADQPIDILGEGTAVIRRAPLGVLFGIMPWNFPAYQVARFTGPNLVLGNTIILKHAPQCPESAALLEEIYRDAGLPDGGYVNVYATNEQSATIIADPRVQGVSVTGSERAGAAVAEVAGRNLKKVALELGGSDPFILLSTDDLEATVQAAVDARLDNNGQSCNGAKRFIIADELYDAFVEKFTASLAAVTATDPTQEDTVLGPLSSLAAAENLQKQIDTAVSQGATLLTGGTREGAFFAPTVLADVTADMDVYREELFGPAAVVYRAAGEDEAVAIANDTSFGLGSYVFTTDADQAERVANNIDAGMVYVNVVLADSPELPFGGVKRSGTSREMGLLAADEFVNKKLIRVA
- a CDS encoding NAD-dependent succinate-semialdehyde dehydrogenase — translated: MSTQTEQALLDSIPTGLFIGGEWVDGETGATFDVQDPSTGAVIRTIADATPADGIRALDAAVAAQESWAATAPRTRSDILRRAFDLVQEHKEDIALLMTLEMGKPLAEARGEVGYGGEFLRWFSEEAVRIAGRYGLNPEGTGHMVVSQRPVGPSFFVTPWNFPFAMATRKIAPALAAGCTVVIKPPALTPLTTMFFTSLLEKADLPAGVVNVVQTSRSSALSAPIIADPRLRKLSFTGSTEVGRKLIAQAAEGVLRVSMELGGNAPFVVFEDADLDKAVEGALAAKFRNIGQACTAANRFIVHKDIAAEFGRKVTERVNAMKIGRGTEDGVAIGPLIDADAVAKAAELVGDAVDRGATLLAGGKALEGTGTFYEPTVLTDVVAGSAILREEIFGPVLAIATFEDEDEAVRLANDTEYGLVSYVFTENLQRGQRMIDKLETGMMGLNVGVVSNAAAPFGGVKQSGVGREGGLEGIHEYLSTKYTLIPVS
- a CDS encoding APC family permease codes for the protein MSSSNRATEPESGVTTGISQKGLSAGAVGVVGAVVIGVSTIAPAYTLTASLGPTVAVVGTQVPAIMLVGFIPMLLTAFGYRELNRMMPDSGTSFTWGVRAFGPWIGWMTGWGLIAATVIVLSNLAGIAVEFLFLLIAQVSGNPGIADLAFNPFINVFVCLLFMLGATLVSYRDMQTTQKFQYVLVGFQVLVLIVFATVAIVKAVSGDAPEPTAFSWSWFNPFEVPSFSAFAAGLSLSIFIFWGWDVVLTMNEETKDPAKTPGRAAMVTVVVVVALYLLLAIGLIMFAGVGTGEYGLANEDISANVFFALSDPILGPLAFLVSLAVLSSSAASLQSTAVGPARTLLAMGHYGALPKKFARVSPRFFTPGYSTIVSAVVASAFYAVMRLVSENVLTDTILSLGMMICFYYGLTAFACVWYFRRQWFDSARSFFFTFLFPLVGGAILAVLFVTTLIDSMDPAYGSGSSIGGVGLVFVLGVGIIGVGIVIMVWQAIRRPAFFRGETLGADAPPSLRRR
- a CDS encoding universal stress protein → MAGAIVVGYTATDAGADAAALGARLARSLGAVLHLVIVLPSEGTRSAAVPPERAYEDHIRRQAKEWLEDAVVRLPQELTRTAHVRFGDSFAEGLIAAGEEFDARLIVIGTASGSIFGRHRLGSVASELLHSSTIPVALAPAGTADQDDHVLPRVTAAVGNRAGADNLLDEAAAIATESQVGLRLVSLVPFDVPPGLDTGAIRLVGDQHAHDVLTVAQGLLPDELKAEVEEAPGDTVEDAVANLSWLPGEVVLVGSSRLAQPRRLFLGSTAAKMLHELPVPMIVVPRTRAEAGVR
- a CDS encoding flavin monoamine oxidase family protein produces the protein MTEITRDVLIIGAGAAGTTAANDLRRAGLSVAVLEARDRVGGRLWTDVIDGAMLEIGGQWVSPDQDALKDTIEELGLETYSRYRDGDSVYVGPDGQTHRFTGEMFPVSAETEKVIAEITSLLDAMVAEIDPDQPWAHPRAQEWDTITWDAWLRQQTDDDEAVRNLAFATGSAMLTKPTHAFSLLQSLLMAASAGSYSNLVDADFILDKRVVGGLQQVPVLLAERLGDDVFLNQPVRTLEWSDPSTGSGTQFVIATTDEMTVKARYAILAFAPVLYNRISFVPALPRRQHQMHQHISMGFVIKVHAVYERPFWRESGLSATAFSPYELVHEAYDNTNHGDDRGTLVGFVSDQNADDVFTLTAEERKERILESLSHYYGPEAKNPVVYYESDWGTEEWTRGAYAASFDMGGLHRYGADLRTPVGPIHFACSDLAGAGYQHVDGAIRMGHLAASNIVASSRDAG